Proteins encoded within one genomic window of Synechococcus sp. PCC 7335:
- a CDS encoding ATP-binding protein: MTQRSLASARNIEELLHRMTDRIRRSLELPEILEATVDEMRQFLKTDRVKIYQFHPDGSGEVVAEAIYQQRLPSLLGQRFPAEDIPEQARELFLKLKQRSIVNVSTQEIGISPLLSSEAKVALLKGPKAKTTIVFRSVDPCHVEYLTAMGVQSSLVVPILYRHRLWGLMVAHHSVPKRFGDRELEIVQLITDQVTVAISHASLLQLTRLQGQHEAIINQTVSYLHSTVEDPLQRALQHVVNELRCAGGRLYIESSISSNRKPLAINPPKQKPKDRWVYVGNQPAQFQRGVQTLECQELELQESALKVQDSLESRTQELEQSIEWQSWLQDDFSNQAVANLWEISDIETAQIPQAIANALAHARIRSLLIVKLTSQNQFLGYLSLFRQPVDIETVWAGRLDEADPRQQRPRQSFEAWQEIRKNQAHAWEPRDIGLVQDLADRFASVIYQTQLYQKIQLLNADLEQRVLERTAELQATNQHLSQEIAERERALAALQEARDSLKRLSHQNELILKAAGEGIYGIDPKGQIVFSNPAAAKILGYPNAALAGKFMHDLLNPTKPQGDRYRWQQSPIFNTLRYGQTHHVTGDFFERQDGSRFPVEYVSTSIRESGNTIGAVVVFQDITERQAVDSMKDEFIAVVSHELRTPLTSIRAALGLLAQSQIEISPAKQQRMIEIASSNTNRLVRLVNDILDVERIKLGKIVLNKQICNLSTIITQATDEMRAMADNRSIHLSASSLSIELWVDPDKIIQTIANLLSNAIKFSPVNSTVEISAQQIRSDDVSRIQKHLSAKGKSAIEAGLEIGESVLLVMVKDAGRGIPKDKLEAIFEQFEQLNTSDEAHQGGTGLGLAICRSIVQRHHGEIWAQSELNSGSTFYFTLPIGDDLSS; the protein is encoded by the coding sequence ATGACCCAACGATCACTCGCTTCGGCTAGAAATATAGAAGAACTCCTGCACCGAATGACTGACCGTATTCGGAGATCACTTGAGTTGCCCGAAATTTTGGAGGCAACCGTCGATGAGATGCGTCAATTTCTCAAAACCGACCGAGTTAAAATCTATCAGTTTCACCCAGACGGCAGCGGGGAGGTTGTTGCTGAAGCCATCTATCAGCAGCGGTTACCCTCCCTGCTCGGGCAACGATTTCCTGCCGAGGACATTCCAGAACAAGCCCGTGAGCTATTCTTAAAACTCAAACAACGCAGTATCGTCAACGTCTCTACACAAGAGATAGGAATTAGCCCCTTGTTAAGCAGTGAAGCTAAAGTTGCACTGCTTAAAGGACCGAAAGCGAAGACGACTATCGTCTTTCGCAGTGTTGACCCGTGTCATGTTGAATATCTAACCGCTATGGGAGTGCAGTCTTCTTTGGTTGTTCCTATTCTCTATCGCCATCGGCTATGGGGATTGATGGTTGCTCACCACAGTGTTCCTAAACGATTTGGTGATCGGGAGCTAGAGATTGTCCAGCTCATCACTGATCAGGTAACTGTTGCTATCTCTCACGCCAGCTTACTACAGCTTACTCGGCTGCAGGGCCAGCATGAAGCAATCATTAACCAGACAGTATCTTACTTACACTCTACTGTTGAAGATCCGCTACAGCGAGCCCTTCAGCATGTAGTCAACGAGCTACGGTGCGCCGGCGGACGACTGTACATCGAATCAAGTATCTCCTCTAATCGCAAACCGTTAGCTATCAACCCACCCAAGCAAAAACCAAAAGACAGATGGGTATACGTTGGAAACCAGCCCGCTCAGTTTCAGAGGGGCGTTCAAACACTAGAATGCCAGGAGCTAGAGCTTCAAGAGTCAGCACTTAAAGTTCAAGACTCTCTAGAATCAAGAACTCAAGAGCTAGAACAGTCTATCGAATGGCAAAGCTGGCTGCAGGATGACTTTTCTAATCAGGCTGTAGCAAACCTGTGGGAAATTTCTGATATAGAGACTGCTCAAATTCCCCAAGCGATCGCTAATGCGTTAGCTCACGCCAGGATCCGCAGCTTGCTAATAGTAAAACTAACCAGCCAGAATCAGTTTTTAGGCTATCTTAGCCTGTTTCGTCAGCCAGTTGATATCGAAACTGTATGGGCCGGACGGCTAGACGAGGCCGATCCTCGGCAACAGCGTCCGCGTCAGTCGTTCGAGGCGTGGCAAGAGATCAGAAAGAACCAAGCTCATGCTTGGGAGCCTAGAGACATTGGGCTAGTTCAAGATCTAGCAGATCGGTTTGCCTCTGTTATCTATCAAACGCAGCTCTATCAAAAAATTCAGTTGCTCAATGCTGACTTAGAACAGCGTGTCCTAGAAAGAACAGCTGAATTGCAAGCGACCAATCAGCACCTGAGTCAAGAAATAGCTGAACGAGAACGCGCTCTTGCAGCCCTTCAGGAAGCCAGAGATTCTCTCAAGCGACTTAGCCATCAGAATGAGCTAATTCTGAAGGCCGCCGGAGAAGGGATTTACGGCATAGATCCCAAAGGCCAAATTGTATTCTCCAACCCGGCAGCAGCCAAAATACTCGGGTATCCAAATGCAGCGCTAGCAGGCAAGTTCATGCACGATTTGCTCAATCCTACAAAACCACAAGGCGATCGCTATCGTTGGCAGCAAAGCCCTATTTTCAATACGCTGCGATACGGCCAGACCCACCATGTTACCGGCGATTTCTTTGAAAGACAAGATGGATCTAGGTTTCCAGTAGAGTATGTCAGCACCTCGATTCGAGAAAGTGGAAATACCATCGGCGCTGTTGTAGTTTTCCAAGATATTACCGAGCGCCAAGCGGTAGACTCGATGAAAGATGAGTTTATTGCTGTTGTTAGTCACGAACTGAGAACGCCCTTGACTTCTATTCGCGCTGCCCTTGGCCTACTCGCTCAAAGCCAGATTGAAATCTCTCCTGCTAAGCAGCAGCGCATGATCGAGATTGCCTCCTCGAACACCAATCGCTTAGTCCGTTTAGTCAACGACATTCTCGATGTCGAACGCATCAAACTTGGCAAGATTGTTTTAAACAAGCAGATCTGCAATCTATCTACAATCATCACTCAAGCTACAGACGAGATGCGAGCCATGGCAGATAATCGCAGCATTCACCTGTCGGCTTCTTCTCTCTCGATCGAGCTGTGGGTAGACCCAGATAAAATCATTCAGACTATCGCCAACCTACTAAGCAACGCGATCAAATTTTCGCCAGTGAACTCAACGGTAGAGATTTCGGCGCAGCAGATCCGCTCAGACGATGTTTCTCGTATCCAAAAGCACTTAAGCGCAAAAGGAAAATCAGCCATTGAGGCTGGCCTCGAGATTGGTGAGTCTGTATTGCTCGTAATGGTTAAAGACGCAGGCAGAGGGATTCCTAAAGACAAGCTAGAGGCCATCTTTGAGCAGTTTGAGCAGCTCAATACTTCAGACGAAGCGCATCAAGGTGGAACCGGTCTAGGTTTGGCTATCTGTCGAAGTATCGTTCAGCGGCATCATGGTGAAATATGGGCTCAAAGTGAGCTGAACAGCGGCAGCACTTTCTACTTTACCCTCCCGATAGGAGACGACCTATCTTCATAA